The genomic interval GGCCATGGAGATCATCGAGGATCTGGAGCCGGTGCGGCGCGGCGTCTACGCCGGCGCGGTCGGGCACTTCGACTACCACGGCAATCTCGACCTCTGCATCGCCATCCGCACGCTGGTCTACGCCCACGGGCGGGCGTACTGGGGCGCGGGGGCGGGCATCGTGGCCGACTCCGACCCCGAGCGGGAATGGCAGGAGACTCTCAACAAGGGGCGCGCCCTGTGGCTGGCGGTGCAGCGCGCGGAACGGGGCGACACGTGATCGCGGTCATCGACAACTACGACTCCTTCACCTACAACCTGGTCCAATACCTGGGAACGCTCGGCGCCGAGATCGAGGTGCACCGGAACGACGCGATCGCGGTCGACGACCTGGCGCGCCATGCCCTGGAAGGCGTGGTGATCTCTCCGGGTCCCGGCGAGCCCAAGGATGCCGGCATCACCGAAGATGTGATCCGCCGCTTCAGCGGCAAGCTGCCGGTGCTCGGCGTGTGCCTCGGTCATCAGGCGCTGGGCGAAGTGTTCGGCGGCAAGGTGGTGCGCGCGCCGCGGCTCATGCACGGCAAGACCAGTCCCATCCTGCACAAGGGCCGCGGCCTGTTCGCCGGACTCGACAATCCGTTCGAGGCGACGCGTTACCACTCGCTGATCGTCGAGCGAGAGACGCTGCCCGATACGCTCGAGATCGTCGCCTGGACGCCCGAAGGCGAGATCATGGGGCTCAAGCACAAGCAGCACGAGGCGTGGGGCGTGCAGTTCCATCCCGAGTCCGTGCTGACCGTGTCCGGGCTCAAGCTGATCGAGAACTTCCTCACTCTGTGCCGGCAGCAGGCCGGGAGTCGCGCGTGATCCAGCCGGCGATCGCGCAGCTCGTCGACCATCGCTCGCTCGACCAGGCGGCGGCGCGCGAAGCCATGGAGGAAATCCTCGCCGGACGCGCCACGGCCGCGCAGATCGCCGGGCTCGCGGTGGCGCTACGGATGAAGGGCGAGACGCCGGACGAGATCGCCGGCATGGCGGAGGCCATGCGCCAGCGCATCTCGCCGATCCGGACGCGGCGCGCCATGCTGCTCGATACCTGCGGCACCGGCGGCGACAACGCCGGCACCTTCAACATCTCGACTTCGGTGGCCATCATCACCGCCGCCTGCGGCGTGGCGGTGGCGAAGCACGGCAACCGTGCGATCTCGAGCCGGGCCGGCAGCGCGGACGTGCTCGAGCAGCTCGGCGTCAGCATCGACCTCACGCCCGAAGGAGCGGCGCGCTCGATCGACGCCGTGGGGATCGCCTTCCTGTTCGCGCCGCACTATCACGTCGCCCTGAGCCACGCCGCGGCTCCGCGCCGCGAGCTCGGCATCCGCACCGTGTTCAACGTGCTCGGGCCGCTCACCAATCCGGCCGGCGCGCGCCGGCAGCTGATGGGCGTCTACCACGACCGGCTCGTCCGGCCGGCCGCCGAGGTGCTGGCCCGGCTCGGCAGCGAGCGCGCGTGGGTGGTGCACGGCCAGGACGGCCTCGATGAGCTCACGGTCTACGACAAGTCCCATGTCGCCGAACTGGCGCGCGGCGCGGTGGGAGAGTTCGAGATCGATCCGGCTGACCTCGGTCTCGCGCACACCGATCGCGCCCCGATCGCCGGCGGCACACCGGCCGAGAACGCCGCGCGCATTCGCGCGATCCTCGGCGGCGAGCAGGGAGCGGCGCGCGACATCGTGCTGCTCAACACCGCGGCGGCGCTCGTGGTGGGCGAGGCGGCCCGGAACCTCGAGGAAGGCCTCGCCCAGGCGCGGAAGGCGATCGACACCGGCGCGGCCGCCGCCAAGCTCGACGAGCTGGCGCGGTTCCGGGGATAGAAGGCCATGGCGGACGCTGCTCGCGCGGACCTGCTCACCCGTATCGCCTCCGACCGGCAACGCCGCGTCGCCGAGATGGAGCGCAAGACGCCCGGCCATAAGCTGCGCGCCCAGCTCGGCACAGCCCTTCCGGCCGGACGGCTCGAGCGAGCGCTGCGGCGGGCGCCCGGCCAGCCGCTGCGGCTGATCTGCGAGATCAAGCGCGCGTCACCCCTCAAGGGCATGCTCAACGAGCACCTGGATCCGGTGGCGATGGCACGGCTCTATGAACAAGGCGGCGCGACCGCGATCTCGATCGTCACCGAGCCCGATCACTTCCTGGGCGATCCGGCGTGGGTGAACGCCGTGCGTCCCCAGGTCCGGCTGCCGATCCTCCTCAAGGACTTCGTGCTCGACACCTACCAGCTGCTCGACGCGGCGACGCGCGGCGCGGACTCCGTCCTGATGCTGGCGGTGCTGCTCTCCGAAGTGCGCCTGCAGCGTCTGATCACCGAGGCGCGCCTGCTCGGACTCGACGCGCTGGTCGAGGTCCACGACGAGGAGGAGCTGCAGCGGTCGCTGCGCGCCGGGGCAACCCTGGTCGGCATCAATCATCGCGACCTGCGGACCTTCGAGATCGATCTCGAGACGTCGAGCCGCCTCTTGCCGCGCGTGCCTCCGCTGGTCACCGCGGTGGCGGAGAGCGGCATCTCCAGTCCCGAAGCCCTGGCGCGGCTGCGCCCGACCCGGTGTGACGCCGTGCTGATCGGGGAGGCCTTCATGACCAGCCCCGATCCCGCGGCGGTGCTCGCTTCCCTGACGGCCGCGGCGCGGGGGTGACGTGGCGGGATCTGCCCATCACACCGTGGTCAAGGTGTGCGGGCTCACGCGCCTCGAGGACGCGCGTCTGGCGCTCGAAGTGGGCGCCGATTGGCTCGGGTTCGTGCTCTGGCCCGGCTCGCCGCGCAGGGTCGAGCCCGGGCGTGCCGCCGAGATCGTGGCCGCGCTCGACGGCGGCGTCCCGGTGGCGGTGCTGGTGAATCCAACACCGGACGAAGCCGCCGCGCTCGCCGGCCGGATCGGCGCCGCGCGCGTCCAGGTCCATCAGGTCGATCCGCTCTCGTGGCCGCAGGACTTCCCATTTCCGGTGACGTTCGCGATTCCAGTCTCCGACGACGGCGCGCTCGGCAAGCCTCTGCCGCCG from Candidatus Eisenbacteria bacterium carries:
- a CDS encoding aminodeoxychorismate/anthranilate synthase component II, yielding MIAVIDNYDSFTYNLVQYLGTLGAEIEVHRNDAIAVDDLARHALEGVVISPGPGEPKDAGITEDVIRRFSGKLPVLGVCLGHQALGEVFGGKVVRAPRLMHGKTSPILHKGRGLFAGLDNPFEATRYHSLIVERETLPDTLEIVAWTPEGEIMGLKHKQHEAWGVQFHPESVLTVSGLKLIENFLTLCRQQAGSRA
- the trpD gene encoding anthranilate phosphoribosyltransferase, yielding MIQPAIAQLVDHRSLDQAAAREAMEEILAGRATAAQIAGLAVALRMKGETPDEIAGMAEAMRQRISPIRTRRAMLLDTCGTGGDNAGTFNISTSVAIITAACGVAVAKHGNRAISSRAGSADVLEQLGVSIDLTPEGAARSIDAVGIAFLFAPHYHVALSHAAAPRRELGIRTVFNVLGPLTNPAGARRQLMGVYHDRLVRPAAEVLARLGSERAWVVHGQDGLDELTVYDKSHVAELARGAVGEFEIDPADLGLAHTDRAPIAGGTPAENAARIRAILGGEQGAARDIVLLNTAAALVVGEAARNLEEGLAQARKAIDTGAAAAKLDELARFRG
- the trpC gene encoding indole-3-glycerol phosphate synthase TrpC; its protein translation is MADAARADLLTRIASDRQRRVAEMERKTPGHKLRAQLGTALPAGRLERALRRAPGQPLRLICEIKRASPLKGMLNEHLDPVAMARLYEQGGATAISIVTEPDHFLGDPAWVNAVRPQVRLPILLKDFVLDTYQLLDAATRGADSVLMLAVLLSEVRLQRLITEARLLGLDALVEVHDEEELQRSLRAGATLVGINHRDLRTFEIDLETSSRLLPRVPPLVTAVAESGISSPEALARLRPTRCDAVLIGEAFMTSPDPAAVLASLTAAARG
- a CDS encoding phosphoribosylanthranilate isomerase — its product is MAGSAHHTVVKVCGLTRLEDARLALEVGADWLGFVLWPGSPRRVEPGRAAEIVAALDGGVPVAVLVNPTPDEAAALAGRIGAARVQVHQVDPLSWPQDFPFPVTFAIPVSDDGALGKPLPPAGPLVMLDAADPVQVGGTGHRIPWDTARVVAATRDVLLAGGLDGASVRQALETVRPFGVDAASRLESSPGIKDEQKLRQFVAAVRAFDVAQ